One Brassica oleracea var. oleracea cultivar TO1000 chromosome C7, BOL, whole genome shotgun sequence genomic window carries:
- the LOC106306372 gene encoding 14-3-3-like protein GF14 epsilon, with amino-acid sequence METEREKQVYSAKLSEQTERYDEMVEAMKKVAQMDVELTVEERNLVSVGYKNVIGARRASWRILSSIEQKEESKGNEENVKRIQNYRKRVEEELAKVCNDILSVIDKHLIPSSTAVESTVFFYKMKGDYYRYLAEFSSGAERKEAADQSLEAYKAAVAAAETGLAPTHPVRLGLALNFSVFYYEILNSPESACQLAKQAFDDAIAELDSLNEESYKDSTLIMQLLRDNLTLWTSDLPEEGEEKSKGDEPKEEN; translated from the exons ATGGAGACTGAGAGGGAAAAGCAGGTTTACTCGGCGAAGCTCTCTGAGCAAACCGAACGTTACGATG AAATGGTTGAGGCGATGAAGAAAGTTGCTCAGATGGATGTGGAGCTCACCGTAGAGGAGAGAAACCTTGTATCTGTGGGTTACAAGAACGTCATCGGCGCGAGGAGAGCTTCGTGGAGGATACTGTCCTCCATCGAGCAGAAGGAAGAGTCCAAGGGGAACGAGGAGAATGTCAAGAGGATTCAGAATTACCGAAAGAGGGTTGAAGAGGAGCTTGCCAAAGTTTGCAATGACATCTTGTCTGTCATTGACAAGCATCTCATTCCTTCCTCTACCGCCGTGGAGTCCACTGTCTTTTTCTACAAAAT GAAAGGAGATTACTATCGCTATCTGGCAGAGTTCAGCTCTGGTGCTGAGCGCAAGGAAGCTGCAGATCAGTCTCTTGAAGCCTACAAG GCTGCTGTTGCTGCTGCAGAGACTGGTTTGGCACCCACACATCCAGTTAGACTTGGTTTGGCATTGAACTTTTCGGTTTTCTACTATGAGATCTTGAACTCTCCTGAAAG TGCATGCCAATTGGCTAAGCAAGCATTCGATGATGCAATCGCTGAACTCGACAGCCTCAACGAGGAGTCTTACAAGGACAGCACTCTTATCATGCAGTTACTCAGAGACAACCTCACCTTGTGGACTTCTGACCTCCCCGAGGAAGGAG AAGAGAAATCCAAAGGTGATGAGCCTAAAGAAGAG AACTGA
- the LOC106306371 gene encoding LOW QUALITY PROTEIN: methyl-CpG-binding domain-containing protein 8 (The sequence of the model RefSeq protein was modified relative to this genomic sequence to represent the inferred CDS: inserted 1 base in 1 codon): MDDGNLGNNNHNLIGGSGDRLSAESLPLIDTRVLSQSELRALSHCSSLSPSSSSSLASAGGDDDLTPKIDRSVFNESAGSRKQTFLRLRLARHPPPPRPPSPQRQRDDSSREEVASLLRSLFSVDSAQTKAEGDEREDEKXEGQPLISFPIHSNSIVYRNPYFDSVQGISGDETRKRPGLPRKILNPSDLGISMELNPGKRKRGRPPKNRDGFNQPVLEDFKIEDKEESVNLENREGTMVDLAALSCVAEDPYGEELRRMTMGLVTMEELLGFLEEMSGEWVNAGKKKKVVKACDYGGYFPRGWKLMLCIKKKGSSLWLACQSYISPEGHEFATCKEVSTYLQAPLESQSKKQLNSLQSDNKTLEQPVMATNESLVGNTDSMDFPVTNQNLTSKRTRSEEVSDEARSAENGNTTGPVKTRVVEKDEKGIHAANFVNGDNKEDDMKKRDDEMENWAALLNSEAQFGRSS; encoded by the exons ATGGACGACGGAAACCTAGGGAACAACAACCATAACCTCATCGGTGGCTCCGGAGATCGTTTATCCGCCGAATCCTTACCGTTAATCGACACGCGAGTCTTATCCCAATCAGAACTTCGCGCTCTCTCTCACTGCTCCTCTCTCTCCCCGTCTTCTTCGTCATCTCTCGCCTCCGCCGGTGGAGACGACGATTTAACGCCGAAAATCGATCGCTCCGTCTTCAATGAGTCCGCCGGTAGTCGGAAACAGACATTTCTCCGCCTCCGCCTCGCGCGCCACCCTCCACCACCGAGACCTCCTTCTCCGCAACGCCAGAGAGACGATTCATCCCGCGAAGAAGTCGCATCGCTTCTCAGATCTCTGTTCTCCGTCGATTCGGCTCAGACGAAAGCGGAAGGAGACGAACGAGAGGATGAAA TCGAAGGTCAGCCACTGATCTCGTTTCCGATCCATAGTAACAGCATTGTGTATCGGAATCCTTATTTTGATTCGGTTCAGGGAATCTCCGGTGATGAAACTAGAAAGAGGCCAGGGCTGCCGAGAAAGATTCTGAACCCTAGCGATTTAGGAATCTCCATGGAGTTAAATCCAGGGAAGAGAAAGAGAGGTCGTCCTCCAAAGAATAGAGATGGTTTCAATCAGCCAGTATTGGAGGACTTCAAGATCGAGGATAAGGAAGAGAGTGTGAACTTGGAGAACAGAGAAGGTACAATGGTGGACCTGGCTGCATTGTCTTGTGTTGCAGAAGATCCATATGGAGAGGAGCTGAGGAGGATGACTATGGGGTTGGTGACCATGGAAGAGTTGTTAGGTTTCTTGGAAGAGATGAGTGGTGAATGGGTGAATGCTGGAAAGAAGAAGAAAGTTGTGAAAGCTTGTGACTATGGAGGATACTTTCCCAGAGGATGGAAACTTATGCTCTGCATCAAAAAGAAAGGTAGCAGTCTATGGCTGGCTTGTCAGAGTTACATCAG TCCTGAAGGACATGAGTTTGCAACCTGCAAGGAAGTCTCCACATATCTGCAAGCTCCTCTTGAATCCCAAAGCAAGAAGCAGCTCAATTCATTGCAATCTGACAACAAGACTCTAGAACAACCAGTGATGGCTACTAATGAATCTTTAGTAGGCAACACTGATTCCATGGACTTTCCTGTAACGAACCAGAACCTTACGAGTAAAAGAACCAGGAGCGAGGAGGTGTCTGATGAAGCGAGAAGCGCCGAAAACGGCAATACAACAGGTCCAGTGAAAACCAGAGTGGTGGAGAAAGATGAAAAAGGGATCCATGCAGCAAATTTTGTGAATGGAGACAACAAAGAAGACGATATGAAGAAAAGAGACGATGAAATGGAGAATTGGGCGGCTCTATTGAACTCAGAAGCTCAATTTGGCCGTTCATCTTAA
- the LOC106303548 gene encoding probable protein phosphatase 2C 9 translates to MGKFCCFTSDSEVMGGQSSSRSGKGRSDEGLIKFGFSLVKGKANHPMEDYHVANFINIQDHELGLFAIYDGHMGDTVPAYLQKHLFSNILKEGEFWEDPRRSILKAYEKTDQAILSNSSDLGRGGSTAVTAILINGRKLWIANVGDSRAVLYRGGKTMQMSTDHEPRAERSSIEDRGGFVSNLPGDVPRVNGQLAVSRAFGDKGLKTHLSSEPDIKHANVDSQTDILVLASDGIWKVMTNEEAMEIAKRVKDPQKAAKELTAEALRRESKDDISCVVVRFR, encoded by the exons ATGGGAAAATTTTGTTGCTTCACTTCCGATTCCGAG GTTATGGGAGGACAATCATCATCTAGATCAGGTAAAGGAAGAAGTGATGAAGGGTTGATCAAGTTTGGCTTTAGTCTAGTCAAAGGGAAAGCTAACCATCCCATGGAGGATTATCATGTAGCTAACTTCATCAACATACAAGACCATGAACTAGGTCTATTCGCAATTTATGATGGTCACATGGGTGATACTGTCCCTGCCTACTTGCAGAAGCACCTCTTCTCCAACATCCTTAAGGAG GGAGAGTTTTGGGAAGATCCTCGAAGGTCTATATTAAAAGCTTACGAGAAGACAGACCAAGCCATTCTTTCGAATAGCTCTGACCTCGGTCGTGGCGGGTCTACGGCTGTTACTGCTATATTGATAAACGGGAGGAAGTTGTGGATAGCTAATGTTGGTGATTCACGAGCTGTTCTTTATCGAGGAGGTAAAACAATGCAGATGAGCACAGATCATGAGCCTCGTGCTGAAAGGTCGAGCATTGAAGATAGAGGTGGATTTGTATCCAATCTACCAG GTGATGTTCCCAGGGTGAATGGTCAGTTAGCTGTGTCTCGTGCCTTTGGAGACAAGGGACTTAAGACACATCTGAGTTCAGAACCTGACATTAAACATGCTAATGTTGATAGCCAGACAGATATTCTTGTCCTGGCAAGCGATGGCATTTGGAAG GTGATGACAAATGAGGAGGCAATGGAGATAGCTAAAAGGGTGAAAGATCCACAGAAGGCGGCTAAGGAGCTAACAGCTGAAGCATTGAGAAGAGAGAGTAAAGACGACATATCTTGTGTCGTAGTCCGGTTCAGATGA